One Solanum pennellii chromosome 10, SPENNV200 genomic region harbors:
- the LOC107032001 gene encoding uncharacterized protein LOC107032001 yields MFTLQHTAFLFQVPRSRVSPQRQSFLSSPIRSRFHFLPNQMAKTTDFLTLFEEEENNNDADGVGGREDDEKNYDKDPELADILGTCLDDPDKAKSRLEERLRKKRNKIVHTKTGSPTPMTVEFNKFDYSNTFIWFEFYNAPLEKDISLICDTIRSWHIVGRLGGCNSMNMQLSQSPLDKRPNYDAVQGANVTPTTFYNIGDVEIQDNVARIWVDIGTSEPLLLDVLINALSQISSDYVGIKQVVFGGSEFENWKENLTSEDAGYSVHKI; encoded by the exons ATGTTTACATTGCAGCACACTGCATTTCTTTTCCAGGTGCCACGGAGCAGGGTTTCACCTCAACGGCAGTCATTTCTAAGCTCTCCCATTCGTTCCCGTTTTCATTTTCTTCCTAATCAAATGGCGAAAACCACAGATTTCCTAACcttatttgaagaagaagaaaacaacaacGATGCTGATGGGGTTGGCGGTAGAGAAGATGATGAGAAGAATTATGACAAAGATCCTGAACTTGCTGATATTCTTGGTACCTGTCTTGATGATCCCGATAAGGCTAAGTCAAGG TTGGAGGAGAGattgagaaagaaaaggaataaaatTGTACATACAAAGACAGGTTCACCAACACCCATGACAGTCGAATTCAACAA ATTTGATTATTCAAACACCTTTATATGGTTTGAGTTCTACAATGCCCCATTGGAGAAGGACATCTCCTTGATTTGTGAC ACAATTCGGTCTTGGCACATTGTTGGACGTCTTGGTGGATGTAATTCGATGAATATGCAA TTGTCCCAATCTCCTTTGGACAAAAGACCAAATTATGATGCTGTTCAGGGGGCAAATGTAACACCTACGACATTCTATAATATTGGAGATGTTGAGATTCAAGATAACGTGGCTCGCATATG GGTGGACATTGGGACTAGTGAGCCTTTGCTGTTGGATGTATTGATTAATGCTTTGTCACAGATAAGCTCCGA TTATGTCGGTATCAAACAAGTAGTATTTGGTGGATCTGAATTTGAGAACTGGAAGGAGAACTTGACATCGGAGGATGCCGGTTACAGTGTTCACAAGATATAG